A genomic segment from Pseudomonas sessilinigenes encodes:
- a CDS encoding patatin-like phospholipase family protein, translated as MSAAEPVTGLILSGGGARAAYQVGVLSAIAELLGPGARNPFPVIVGTSAGAINAVSLASGATDFSAAIKRLTEFWRSFRSDQVMRSDWPGVIRQASRFVGHSLLGLGAQVPVALINSSPLRDLLNQHMHLSGIGDAISQGQLHAVAVTAFGYESGQAVTFYQGGGVIDPWLRHRRIGLPTRLTVDHLLASSAIPLLFAPVKLDQEYFGDGAVRQSAPISPALHLGASRVLVVGVSGNPRGNDPENATPRSYTGQEPTLAQIGGHMLNSTFIDSLESDIELLERLNHFTRLVPGGATEHGLGIAPVEVLVIAPSQPIDEIAARHRQELPAALRLFLRGPGATRTSGAGVLSYLLFEAAYCSELIELGRSDALAKAQELARFLGLRKTLAPA; from the coding sequence ATGAGTGCGGCAGAACCTGTCACCGGTTTGATTCTTTCCGGCGGTGGAGCCCGGGCGGCTTATCAGGTCGGGGTCTTGTCGGCGATTGCCGAACTGCTTGGGCCGGGGGCACGCAACCCCTTTCCAGTGATCGTTGGCACCTCCGCCGGGGCCATCAACGCCGTCAGCCTGGCCAGTGGCGCCACTGATTTCTCGGCGGCGATCAAGCGCCTCACAGAGTTCTGGCGCAGCTTTCGCAGTGACCAGGTGATGCGCAGCGACTGGCCGGGGGTGATTCGCCAGGCCAGCCGGTTCGTCGGCCACAGCCTGTTGGGATTGGGCGCCCAGGTGCCGGTGGCGCTGATCAACAGTTCGCCCCTGCGGGATTTACTCAACCAGCACATGCACCTTTCGGGGATCGGCGATGCCATTTCCCAGGGGCAGTTGCATGCAGTGGCGGTCACCGCCTTCGGTTACGAGTCCGGCCAGGCCGTGACCTTCTATCAAGGGGGAGGGGTGATCGACCCTTGGTTGCGACATCGGCGGATCGGGTTGCCGACCCGCTTGACCGTGGACCACCTGCTGGCGAGTTCGGCGATCCCACTGTTGTTCGCCCCAGTGAAGCTCGACCAGGAGTACTTCGGCGATGGTGCGGTACGCCAGTCGGCACCCATCAGCCCGGCGTTGCACCTGGGAGCCAGTCGGGTGCTGGTGGTGGGGGTCAGTGGCAACCCGCGGGGCAACGATCCGGAGAACGCCACGCCACGCAGCTACACCGGGCAGGAGCCGACGTTGGCGCAGATTGGTGGCCACATGCTCAACAGTACCTTCATCGACAGCCTGGAGAGCGATATCGAACTGCTGGAGCGCCTCAATCATTTCACCCGCCTGGTGCCAGGCGGTGCCACCGAGCACGGCCTGGGCATTGCCCCGGTCGAGGTACTGGTGATTGCCCCAAGCCAGCCGATCGATGAGATCGCCGCGCGCCACCGGCAGGAGTTGCCGGCAGCCCTTCGCTTGTTCCTGCGGGGGCCGGGGGCGACTCGAACCAGTGGTGCTGGGGTGTTGAGCTACCTGCTGTTCGAGGCGGCCTATTGCAGCGAACTGATCGAGCTGGGGCGCAGCGACGCACTGGCCAAGGCCCAGGAACTGGCGCGATTCCTCGGCTTGCGCAAGACCCTGGCGCCGGCCTGA
- a CDS encoding pirin family protein produces the protein MTQLRKVLSIHSGQPASDGAGVKLTRVFGGQGVERFDPFLMLDEFGSQNPDDYIAGFPPHPHRGFETVTYMLEGRMRHEDHLGNVGLLHSGGVQWMTAAKGIIHSEMPEQEEGVMRGFQLWLNLPGRHKLDPAAYRDIQPQDIPRLTTTGGVEVVVIAGRFDDGQHQQAGAVERPHTEPQYFDLRLPAGASVSPRLPAGHRALLYVYEGALELPGHPQSVASGKLVRLSDDGELQLSSLHGARVLLIAGKPLAEPVVQYGPFVMNTREEIEQALRDFRDDRLTD, from the coding sequence ATGACCCAGCTGCGCAAGGTACTCAGCATCCATAGCGGCCAGCCCGCCTCTGACGGTGCCGGGGTGAAACTGACCCGGGTCTTCGGTGGCCAGGGTGTCGAACGCTTCGATCCGTTCCTGATGCTCGACGAATTCGGTTCACAGAACCCGGACGACTACATCGCCGGATTTCCACCTCATCCACATCGTGGTTTCGAGACCGTGACCTACATGCTCGAAGGGCGCATGCGCCACGAGGACCACCTGGGTAATGTCGGCCTGTTGCACAGTGGCGGCGTGCAGTGGATGACCGCAGCCAAAGGCATTATCCACAGTGAGATGCCAGAGCAGGAAGAAGGCGTGATGCGCGGCTTCCAGCTGTGGCTGAACCTGCCGGGCCGGCACAAGCTCGACCCCGCCGCCTACCGGGACATCCAGCCCCAGGACATCCCCCGGCTGACCACCACCGGAGGAGTCGAGGTGGTCGTGATTGCCGGACGCTTCGACGATGGCCAACACCAGCAGGCAGGAGCCGTGGAGCGCCCCCATACCGAGCCACAGTACTTCGACCTGCGATTGCCCGCCGGCGCCTCAGTCAGTCCACGCCTGCCAGCAGGGCATCGGGCGTTGCTGTACGTCTACGAAGGCGCGCTCGAGCTTCCCGGCCATCCACAGAGCGTGGCCAGCGGCAAGCTGGTGCGCCTGTCCGATGACGGTGAGTTGCAATTAAGCAGCTTGCACGGTGCCCGAGTGCTTCTGATCGCCGGCAAGCCCTTGGCTGAACCTGTGGTGCAGTACGGACCTTTCGTGATGAATACCCGGGAGGAAATCGAGCAGGCCCTGCGAGACTTTCGCGACGATCGCCTGACGGACTGA